TCCGGAACCGATTGTGCCGCGACAGTTGGTGCGAGAGGTGCGCGAGCGCGTTGATCATGCCGGCACGGTCTTGGTGCCGCTGAATGAGGACGAAGTCCGCACGGCGGTGCGTTCGCTGGTCGCCGAGGGCGTACAGACATTCGCGGTTGCCTTCCTATGGGCGTTTCGTAACCCCGAGCACGAGCGGGTGGTCGCGAGGATCATTTGCGAGGAGGCGCCAGGGGCCTATGTCAGCCTGTCGAGCGAGATTGCGCCGGTTCTCGGCGAATATGAGCGTACCGCGACCGCTGCGCTCAATTCCTATCTCGCACCGAAAGTCGTCTCCTATCTTGACGGTATCGAGCAGATGCTGCGCGGCAAGGGCTTCAAGGGGGCCTTTTCCATCCTGAACTCGGCCGGCGGCGTCATGCCTGTTTCCGAGGCGTCCCGGCGACCGGTCACCCTCGTCACGTCAGGACCGACCGGCGGTGTCATGGGCTCGGTTCATCTCGCCAAGAAGCTTGGCTACCGCAATCTCATCACCACGGATATGGGTGGCACTTCGTTCGACGTCGCCATTGTCGTTGACGGCAAGCCGCTAATGTCGACCAACCATGAGGCTGGCGGGTTCCATATCGCGACGCCGATGATCGAGGTACGGGCCATCGGCGCCGGTGGTGGTTCCATCGCGCGCGTCATCGACAGCCAACTCCGCGTTGGCCCCGACAGCGCCAACGCCTGGCCGGGCCCTGCTTGCTATGGGCGTGGTGGCACGTTGCCGACCGTCACCGATGCGGATGTCGTTCTTGGCGTCATTGATCCCGAGACCTTCCTCGGCGGCAAGATGAAGCTCGATCGCGCCGCTGCCGTCACTGCGATCAAGACACATGTTGCCAAGCCGCTCGGGCTTTCTGTCGAAGAAGCGGCCGCCGGCATTCGTCGCATCGTCGACTCGCAGATGGCCGACACATTGCGTGAGGTGACGATAGGCCGCGGGTTCGATCCGCGGGACTTCGTGATTTTCGCATATGGTGGCGCAGGCCCCGTGCACTGCGCGGGCTATGGCGCGGAGCTTGGCGTGCCGAAGATGGTGGTGCCCGTCACATCGATGGCTCATTCCGCCTATGGGGCGCTGGCTGCCGATCTGCAGTTTTCCGCCGAACGGGCGCTTCTCATGCGCGGCGGCGGTGGTTCCCGACCGCTTGGCGAAGGACTGGAAGCCGACCGTATTGCCGAAACTCTCGCGGAGCTTGAAATCGAGTGCCTCGAAGCCATGGGCCGGGCCGGTGTCACAGCATCAGATGTAAGTTTGGCACGCACGGCGGACCTGCGCTATCGGCGACAGACCAATGACCTTATCATTCCGCTGGACGACGGCGCCGTCACCGATGCTGCCATTGCCAGCCTCGTTGACCGCTTCGAACAGACCTACGAACAGACCTACGGCAAGGGTTCTGCGTTCCGTGAAGCTGGGATTGAGTTGACCAATATCCGCATCGAGGCGTTCGGCAAGACACGCCGTCCGGAAATAACCTTGCGCACGCCGACCGAGACTCCGAAGGCGGGTCATCGCTCGATCTTCGAGCCGGTGGTCGGGCGCCGCATGGATTGCGCCGTCTACAACTGGCGAGACCTGCCTACGGGGTTCACCGTGGAGGGACCAGCCGTCATTGAGCATCCAGAAACCTCGGTCTTCGTGGCGGCAAGCCAGGTCGCCCGGCTCGACAGCCATTCCAACATAACCATCGAGCAGCGGGAGGAGATCTGACATGGCCGCAAGCGACGAGAACACCATCGATCCGATCACCTTCGAGGTCGTGCGCAACAAGCTTCAGGCGATCACCGAAGAGCAGGCGATCACCCTGAAGTCTGTTTCCGGCTCACCCGTTGTCACGGAGGCGACGGACTTCAACAACGGGCTCTACCTTGCCGACGGTTCGATCGTGACGATGGGACCACAGGTTCTCTTCCATACCGGAACGATGTCCTCGGTGATCCGCTCGATCAACGAGAACTTCTCGGACAATCCCGGGATACGTGAAGGGGATATGTTCATCCTCAACGACCCCTATCGCGGTGCGATCCACCAGCCCGACGTTTCTATCGTCGCGCCGGTTTTCCACAATGGCCAGCATGTCGCTTGGGCGGGCTCTTGCGCTCACCAGCTCGACGTTGGTGGCATGAGCTTCGGTTCCTGGGCGATCGGCGCTACCGAGATCCAGCAGGAAGCGATGCTGCTGCCCGGTATCAGGATCGTCGAAGGCGGTATCCTGCGCCAGGACCTCTGGCAGATGATCATGGGCATGACGCGCCTGCCTCATGTGCTTGGCCTCGACCTCAAGGCCATGATCGCGGCCAACAATGTCGCAGTGCGCCGGCTTGTCGAACTCATGGACCGCTATGGCGGTGATGTCGTCGACACCATCATGCGCGAGGAGATTGCCAGCTCAGAGCGGCAGGTGCGGCAGGTGCTGTCGTCCTTGCCCGACGGCGTGTTCCGCGCCCGCGATTACATTGAGCACGACGGCCACGACAACGTGCTCTACCAGGTTTGCGTGACCGCAACCAAGAAAGGCGACCGGCTCACCCTCGACATGACCGGCACCTCGCCGCAGGCGCCGGGCTTCATCAACTGCACCGCCTCAGGCATGCGCGGGGCAGCGTTGACCGGGCTCCTGCCCATTCTCGCGCCGCGTATCCGCTGGAACGAGGGTATCATGCGGGCCGTAGATTTCGTTGCACCCGAAGGCATTCTTTGCAACGCGACATGGCCGGCGCCGATTTCCTCGGGGACGATCTCGACGGCGTGGATCGTGCAAAACGTCGTGGTGGCGGCCCTGTCACGCATGGTCGCCTGCTCGCCGGAGCACCGGAATGAGGGCCAGGCGGTGACCAAGGGCCACATGATGGTGATGACGCTCGCAGGCAAAGACCGTGATGGCGCGCTGTTCGGGACATTCCTTCTCGACTCAACGGCCGGCGGCGGTGGCGCATTTCCGGACCACGATGGCCTCGATGGTTCTGGCGACTATTGCGTCCCGCGTCCCGCTATCGCCAATGTCGAGGCGAACGAAGGCAACGGACCGCTTCTCTACCTGTTCCGTTCCTTTGTTCGCGATACCGGCGGGCCGGGCCGACAGCGTGGCGGTGCGGGCACGGCCCTTGCCATCGTCCCTTATGGCACGGACGGATTGCAGGCGATGATGCTTGGCCACGGCGTTGAAGTTCCCAATTCGGCCGGTCAGTTCGGTGGCCTGCCGGGCGCGTGCGGTCGCAATGTCCTGCTTCGTGACGCCGGTGATCCGGCGACAATTGCCGGCCTTGCCGGAAACATCGCGGAGCTTCTGGATGCAGGCGTCGAACAACTGGGGCCTAAGCCGGGTCGCATGGGGCTTAGCCCGCGCGATGTGCTCGGATACGCCTTCCAGGGCGGTGGCGGCTACGGCGACCCCCTGAAGCGTGATCCAGCCGCGGTGCTGGCAGATGTCCTGAACGGGCATGTCAGCGTCGAGGCTGCGCGTGAGCAATATGGCGTGATCATCGTGAACGATCAGGTTGCCGCTGCCGAAACGGAGGCTAAGCGCCATGCGATCCGGACCCGACGGCTTGGCGGCGACGCACCGCAAAGGGTTGCGAGTGCGGGCGAGATGCAGGCCGCGAACGGAAGATTCCGGTGTGACTGTGGCTGTGATCTCGGCCCAACCAACGAAGCCTGGAAGGTGAAGGCGCGTAGTTATTGCGTGGAGCCCTCGTCGTACGGCCCGCACATCCGCACCCACGCAGATTTGGAACTGCGCGAACACGTCTGCCCCGACTGCGGCTCTCTGCTCGAAACCGAAACCGTGCGCAAGGGCGACGCATCACTCGTCACGTGCCTGATCGACATTGCCGATGAAGCGGACGCTGCGGCCTGACTTGGAGAAAGTTATGAATCATTATCCTG
The genomic region above belongs to Ochrobactrum quorumnocens and contains:
- a CDS encoding hydantoinase/oxoprolinase family protein; translation: MFLGVDIGGTFTDLVMLDENGDLVTTKALSTPGELEVGVFNAVENAARQRGMSGEELLAKVTAFGHGTTQATNAVIERDGARTGLIATRGFGDTLAIQRLMGFTAGVPVDRLGWYSRRRYPEPIVPRQLVREVRERVDHAGTVLVPLNEDEVRTAVRSLVAEGVQTFAVAFLWAFRNPEHERVVARIICEEAPGAYVSLSSEIAPVLGEYERTATAALNSYLAPKVVSYLDGIEQMLRGKGFKGAFSILNSAGGVMPVSEASRRPVTLVTSGPTGGVMGSVHLAKKLGYRNLITTDMGGTSFDVAIVVDGKPLMSTNHEAGGFHIATPMIEVRAIGAGGGSIARVIDSQLRVGPDSANAWPGPACYGRGGTLPTVTDADVVLGVIDPETFLGGKMKLDRAAAVTAIKTHVAKPLGLSVEEAAAGIRRIVDSQMADTLREVTIGRGFDPRDFVIFAYGGAGPVHCAGYGAELGVPKMVVPVTSMAHSAYGALAADLQFSAERALLMRGGGGSRPLGEGLEADRIAETLAELEIECLEAMGRAGVTASDVSLARTADLRYRRQTNDLIIPLDDGAVTDAAIASLVDRFEQTYEQTYGKGSAFREAGIELTNIRIEAFGKTRRPEITLRTPTETPKAGHRSIFEPVVGRRMDCAVYNWRDLPTGFTVEGPAVIEHPETSVFVAASQVARLDSHSNITIEQREEI
- a CDS encoding hydantoinase B/oxoprolinase family protein — its product is MAASDENTIDPITFEVVRNKLQAITEEQAITLKSVSGSPVVTEATDFNNGLYLADGSIVTMGPQVLFHTGTMSSVIRSINENFSDNPGIREGDMFILNDPYRGAIHQPDVSIVAPVFHNGQHVAWAGSCAHQLDVGGMSFGSWAIGATEIQQEAMLLPGIRIVEGGILRQDLWQMIMGMTRLPHVLGLDLKAMIAANNVAVRRLVELMDRYGGDVVDTIMREEIASSERQVRQVLSSLPDGVFRARDYIEHDGHDNVLYQVCVTATKKGDRLTLDMTGTSPQAPGFINCTASGMRGAALTGLLPILAPRIRWNEGIMRAVDFVAPEGILCNATWPAPISSGTISTAWIVQNVVVAALSRMVACSPEHRNEGQAVTKGHMMVMTLAGKDRDGALFGTFLLDSTAGGGGAFPDHDGLDGSGDYCVPRPAIANVEANEGNGPLLYLFRSFVRDTGGPGRQRGGAGTALAIVPYGTDGLQAMMLGHGVEVPNSAGQFGGLPGACGRNVLLRDAGDPATIAGLAGNIAELLDAGVEQLGPKPGRMGLSPRDVLGYAFQGGGGYGDPLKRDPAAVLADVLNGHVSVEAAREQYGVIIVNDQVAAAETEAKRHAIRTRRLGGDAPQRVASAGEMQAANGRFRCDCGCDLGPTNEAWKVKARSYCVEPSSYGPHIRTHADLELREHVCPDCGSLLETETVRKGDASLVTCLIDIADEADAAA